From the Thermosynechococcus sp. genome, the window GCCAATCACCCGACCAAGAATGCTCTCCTTGGGGGGGCGATCGCCATGCTCTTTCCGATTACATGGCAGGAACCCTTTGGCCTAGTCATGATTGAATCCATGGCCGCCGGTACGCCAGTGGTGGCGATCGCCAAGGGGGCAGCCCCCGAAGTCATTGAGCACGGTAAAACCGGTTTCCTCTGTCACTCGGTGGAAGACTGTGTTGCCGCCGTTGCCCAAGTGCCGCAACTCGATCGCCAGGCCTGTCGCGACTACGTTTGGCAGCGGTTCAGTGTCGAGCGAATGGTGAGCGAGTACGAAGCTGTCTATGATACCGTTGTTGCCAATACCTTTGTCCATAATGGACATCGTAGGGGAACCATTGAACTGCTGGCCAGTTAGGTGTACCCCTGACCCCATTGCAAAAGTCTTTCTTTGACCGTTATTCAAGTTATTCAATTCAAAAGGTGTATTTATGCAAGCATTATCAACCCGTACAGCAAAAAATACACTTCCTCGGGCCTTTGCCATGTCCCAGCCGCAGGTCCCTGCCCGTCAGCCCATTGCCTTGATTTCTGTTCATGGGGACCCCGCCGCCGATGTCGGCCATGAATCCGCCGGCGGTCAAAATATCTATGTACGGCAATTGGGGGAAGCCCTAGCGGCCGCCGGGTGGCACGTGGATATGTTTACCCGCAAAATCCATCCCGATGACCCCGATGTGATTGAGCACAGCCCCCACTGTCGCACCATTCGCCTAGAGGCAGGCCCCCTGACCTACATTCCTCGGGAAAAACTCTTTGAGACACTACCCAAGTTTGTCGAAGCCTTCAAGGCTTACCACGCCAAGTATGGCTATCCGCTGATCCACACCAATTACTGGCTCTCTGGCTGGGTGGGTTGGCAGTTGCGTCAGACATTGAATTTCCAATGGCTGCACACCTACCACTCCTTGGGGGTAGTCAAATATCAAGTGGCTTCTGAGCAAGCCCAACGGGATGAAACCCGCCTCATGGTCGAAAAAGCCATCCTTGAACATGCCGACTGTGTGATTGTGACTAGCCCCCAGGAGGAAGCCTATCTGCGGCGTTGGGTCTCCAAGGCAGGGCGAACCCGCCTGATTCCCTGTGGCACCAATTTGAATCTCTTTTACCCCGTCGCCGATGCCCGCACCCAACTAAATTTGCCGCCCGATGAGCCGATTGTCCTCTATGTGGGTCGCTTTGATCGCCGCAAAGGGATTGAAACACTGGTGGCAGCAATGGCTCAGATCCCCCAAGGGCGGTTACTC encodes:
- a CDS encoding glycosyltransferase family 1 protein, coding for MQALSTRTAKNTLPRAFAMSQPQVPARQPIALISVHGDPAADVGHESAGGQNIYVRQLGEALAAAGWHVDMFTRKIHPDDPDVIEHSPHCRTIRLEAGPLTYIPREKLFETLPKFVEAFKAYHAKYGYPLIHTNYWLSGWVGWQLRQTLNFQWLHTYHSLGVVKYQVASEQAQRDETRLMVEKAILEHADCVIVTSPQEEAYLRRWVSKAGRTRLIPCGTNLNLFYPVADARTQLNLPPDEPIVLYVGRFDRRKGIETLVAAMAQIPQGRLLLVGGSDPQRSDGAERRRIEGLVQEYNLGDRVTFVGQIDHEHLAVYYSAANVCVVPSYYEPFGLVAIEAMACGTPVIASAVGGLQFTVIPGETGLLVPPQDATALANAIQRLLADPAWARTLGANGRERVQALFNWEAIALQMGQLYRQLFAASLMGNSPRLETVKNTASLTTVTKAALAS